A stretch of Aerococcus christensenii DNA encodes these proteins:
- a CDS encoding triose-phosphate isomerase, with product MKNLLEVKAPFFIFNPKSYLYGQPLEELALEADQMAEKMGVQVFVTAPYADIERLAHKTSHIIVTAQHLDGLEPGRGMGAVLGESIYQAGARATFLNHAEHPLTLTQLVKSIQKTKELGILSIVCADSVEEARAIATLRPDILLCEETAQIGTGQVSDTSYVHSTIEAIHTIDSEIAVMEAAGIRSAEDVRRVIALGADGTGCTSGITQAEDPASVLRSMIRALKN from the coding sequence TTGAAGAATCTATTAGAAGTGAAAGCCCCCTTCTTTATTTTTAATCCAAAATCTTATTTGTATGGACAGCCTTTGGAAGAATTAGCACTTGAAGCAGATCAAATGGCAGAAAAAATGGGTGTTCAAGTCTTTGTGACTGCTCCCTATGCGGATATTGAACGTTTAGCACACAAGACTTCTCATATTATTGTAACGGCTCAACACTTAGATGGATTAGAGCCTGGGAGAGGAATGGGTGCAGTTTTAGGAGAATCTATTTATCAAGCTGGGGCCAGAGCAACTTTTTTAAACCATGCCGAACATCCTTTAACATTGACCCAATTAGTCAAAAGTATCCAAAAAACAAAAGAACTGGGAATACTCTCTATTGTGTGCGCGGACTCTGTGGAGGAAGCGCGGGCCATTGCTACCCTTCGTCCAGATATTTTACTGTGCGAAGAAACGGCGCAGATTGGGACAGGACAAGTGAGTGATACATCTTATGTTCATTCCACCATCGAAGCCATTCATACAATTGATTCGGAGATTGCGGTTATGGAAGCGGCAGGCATTCGGTCAGCTGAAGATGTCCGTCGGGTCATAGCCTTAGGTGCGGATGGGACAGGATGTACTAGTGGGATTACCCAAGCAGAAGATCCTGCTTCCGTTCTCAGATCGATGATTCGAGCTTTAAAGAATTAA
- a CDS encoding PTS sugar transporter subunit IIA — MMENMYLTDLQKKDINSREEALTYLADRLYTNGDVKGSFKEAIIDRENHFATGLALNQLGVAIPHTDNIHVNHSKIAVMTLQEPVEFYQMGSTTETVSVSMIFMLALKDAHGHLDMLQKLMTFFQDQEALKALLDLEDSDEGHAAAAQLLQEHQIII; from the coding sequence ATGATGGAAAACATGTATTTAACAGATCTACAAAAGAAAGATATCAATAGTAGAGAAGAAGCGTTAACTTACTTAGCCGATCGCTTATATACAAATGGTGACGTTAAAGGAAGTTTTAAAGAAGCAATTATTGATAGAGAAAATCATTTTGCGACAGGCTTAGCCTTAAATCAATTAGGAGTTGCAATTCCTCATACAGATAATATTCATGTCAATCATTCAAAAATTGCTGTGATGACCCTACAAGAACCTGTTGAATTTTATCAAATGGGATCTACCACTGAAACCGTATCTGTAAGTATGATTTTCATGTTAGCCCTTAAAGATGCGCATGGACATTTGGATATGCTTCAAAAATTAATGACCTTCTTCCAAGATCAGGAAGCTCTTAAAGCGTTATTGGATCTAGAAGATAGCGATGAAGGACACGCTGCAGCAGCACAGTTATTACAAGAACATCAAATTATAATCTAA
- a CDS encoding PTS sugar transporter subunit IIA → MCYEDYLKVQRFTQFADRSAYYSQLMKQLTTDFKEEMSHLQLEDFMREREELGSVQIGSYTVMPHMEAEEIPSSKIYLFLLEKPFYWNDQASQIRIILTLFICPKKDSHKEKIRQVIRHFAEPHIEQKLLNSKDNHEVFNLLTN, encoded by the coding sequence ATGTGTTATGAGGATTATTTGAAAGTTCAGCGCTTTACTCAGTTTGCGGACCGCTCAGCTTATTATTCCCAGTTAATGAAGCAATTAACAACAGATTTTAAGGAAGAAATGTCCCATCTACAGTTAGAAGACTTTATGAGAGAACGCGAGGAACTGGGAAGCGTTCAGATAGGCTCTTATACAGTGATGCCTCATATGGAAGCAGAAGAAATTCCTTCTTCTAAGATTTATCTTTTCTTATTAGAGAAACCTTTTTATTGGAATGATCAGGCAAGTCAGATTCGGATCATCTTAACGCTCTTTATTTGCCCCAAAAAAGACAGCCACAAGGAAAAAATCCGACAAGTTATTCGGCACTTTGCTGAACCTCATATTGAACAGAAACTTTTAAATAGTAAAGATAATCATGAAGTTTTTAACTTATTGACAAACTAG
- a CDS encoding YjbQ family protein has translation MELYKQKFEVETLASQVSYHDITAQIRQAVSESEIREGLITVLTAHTTCSIFLEEYVHDKNEEGEDFLQADLNRVLDHIIPPHKASYQYQYPGPKHLETVRSWSNPQDYLPHDSIEDLFNGDGHLRASLIGNHVAIDLSNGELGLGKTGYVYFVDFDQTRERKRTYQVTIIGNR, from the coding sequence GTGGAACTTTATAAACAAAAATTTGAAGTTGAAACCTTAGCCTCTCAAGTCAGTTATCATGATATAACCGCTCAAATTCGACAGGCCGTGTCTGAAAGTGAGATAAGAGAGGGCTTGATTACCGTCTTAACGGCTCACACGACGTGTTCTATCTTTTTGGAAGAGTATGTGCATGATAAGAATGAAGAAGGTGAAGATTTCCTTCAAGCAGATTTGAATCGGGTGCTTGATCATATTATTCCTCCGCATAAGGCGTCTTATCAATATCAGTACCCAGGGCCTAAACATTTGGAGACTGTCCGATCGTGGTCGAATCCTCAGGATTATTTACCTCATGATTCAATAGAAGATTTGTTTAATGGAGATGGTCATTTGAGAGCCAGCCTGATTGGAAATCATGTAGCGATCGATTTAAGTAATGGAGAACTTGGGTTAGGGAAAACAGGCTACGTTTATTTTGTAGATTTTGATCAAACGCGTGAAAGGAAACGCACCTATCAAGTAACGATCATAGGCAATCGATAA
- a CDS encoding class II fructose-bisphosphate aldolase produces the protein MLVNGKKMLQEAKANHYAIPACNYIDSDSARAFLKVAEKENRPLILAYAQKHQGILSLEEAASIGNYFAKKATVPVVLHLDHGEDIDFIAKAIQLGFNSVMIDASSESFEENIRLTREVVALSHAFDIPVEAELGHVGANDLVKDLGHTGSIYTDPESVTVFIAQTKVDSLAVSIGTAHGLYKGSPHISFEALSQICQVTDLPLVLHGGSSSGDENLKRCAEGGIAKINIYTDFVDAAFQALKEWPAFKDWIEVKKKGQSAMEAVLSHYYAVFGTPKYPRR, from the coding sequence ATGTTAGTAAATGGTAAAAAAATGCTTCAAGAAGCCAAAGCCAATCATTATGCAATTCCAGCTTGTAATTATATAGACAGTGATTCTGCTCGTGCTTTTCTAAAAGTAGCAGAAAAAGAAAATCGTCCGCTAATTCTTGCTTATGCCCAAAAACATCAAGGCATTTTATCTTTAGAAGAAGCGGCATCTATTGGCAATTATTTTGCAAAAAAAGCCACAGTTCCAGTCGTTTTACATCTTGATCATGGAGAAGATATTGACTTTATTGCTAAGGCCATTCAATTAGGGTTTAATTCTGTCATGATAGATGCTTCTAGTGAAAGTTTTGAAGAAAATATTCGTCTCACCAGGGAAGTGGTCGCTCTTTCGCATGCTTTTGATATCCCTGTCGAAGCAGAATTAGGCCATGTTGGTGCCAATGACTTAGTGAAAGATTTAGGACATACGGGTTCTATTTATACGGATCCAGAGAGTGTGACAGTTTTTATCGCCCAGACAAAGGTTGACTCTTTAGCGGTATCGATTGGAACTGCTCATGGCCTTTATAAGGGAAGTCCTCATATTAGCTTTGAAGCTTTAAGTCAGATTTGCCAAGTGACAGATCTTCCCTTGGTTCTTCATGGAGGCTCTTCAAGTGGGGATGAGAATCTCAAGCGATGTGCAGAAGGGGGCATTGCTAAGATTAATATTTATACAGATTTTGTGGATGCTGCTTTCCAAGCTTTGAAGGAATGGCCTGCCTTTAAAGATTGGATTGAAGTCAAAAAGAAAGGACAATCAGCAATGGAAGCTGTTTTATCTCATTATTACGCTGTCTTTGGTACACCAAAATATCCAAGAAGATAA